DNA from Acidaminococcales bacterium:
ACGTCAGGCCGACTTTCACCAGCGCGCTGGCCAGCATGTTGCCCATAGGCGCGCCGGCGCGCCCCATTCCTTGCAGTACGGCGGCCGTTACCTGCTGCAAGCCCAAAAAGAAAATGGCGGCGGACATTATCCTTATGCAAAGGGACGCCTCGGGCGTACCGTACAAAAGCCGGGAAACGGGTTCGGACAATACGGCCAGGCCCAAAAAGCAGGGGACGGTAATGACGCAAGCCAAACGCGCCGCCAAATTCGTAATATTGCGCAAAGCGGCGGCATCCTTGAGCGCGTAGGACTCCGAAACAGCCGGGACAAGGCTTGTCGCCAAGGATGTCGTCGGAATGGCCGCCATCATGACCAGCGGCAAAGCCATCCCGGCCAAATAGCCAAACAACGCCGTGGCCTCCCTCACCGCAAAGCCGGCGGCCTCAAGGCGCGCCGGCACGATCAAGGCATCGACGCTTGCCACTAAAGGAATCATTATATTGGCCAAAGAAACCGGCAAGGCCAGTTTAGCCAATTGTTTGGCCAACGGCCAGGCCGGCGGCGTTTCTTTCGCCAAAGGCGGCGGATGGCCGCCGCGGCGCCAATAAAAGAACAATAGAACCAGCAGCCCGCCCGCCGTTCCGGGCACAGCACCGAAAGCCGCGCCGGCCGCCGCGTATTCAAGGCCGTATTCAAACAGCCGCCAGGCGAGGAAAAGCATTGCGGCCACGCGCAGGATCTGTTCGGCGATCTGCGAAACCGCCGTTGGCAACATTTGCTGGAACCCTTGAAAATATCCGCGCATGCTCGCCAGCGCCGTCGCAAAAAAAACCGCCGGCGTCAGCGCCACAAGGGCGTAATAAGCTCTCGCGTCCCTTATTATATGCTGCCCGACCAACCAGCCCGCGCTCCAATATAATACAAAGGAAAAGAACAAACCGGCGCACAGCATGGCGGCCAAAGATATTTTAAAGGCTTTTTGCGCCCCCGCCCTGTCCCCCACCGCCAACCGGCCGGCCATGACAATGGAGATGGCCACGGGGATGCCGGCCGACGACAGGGCCGAAAGCAAAAGATAGACCGGATACGCCATCTGGTAAAGGCCTATCCCCTCGCCGCCTAAAAACCGCGACAAAAGTATGCGGTTGACCGAACCGGCGATTTTGACCAAAAGCCCGGCCGCGGTCAAGATCATGGCTCCGCGCAGAAATTTTTCTTCAGCCAAATTCAAGCCGTCCTTATTATGGCGCGCCTGCACAGCCTCTGATGTAACAAACGGCGGCCTTCAGCCTTTTTATGGTTAACTCGCGCCCCAAAAGAACCATTACATCGAAAAGGCCGGGGCTTACCGTCCGCCCGGTCAGGGCCAGCCTGCTCGGATGTATCAATTCTGCCAGTTTCACGCCCATTTGCGCGGCAAGGCCGCTATATATGCCCTCCAGGGCGGCCACGTCGAACATCTCCGCTTTCGCCACGGCCTCGCCGCACAATTTTAAATATTCGGCCGCTTGCGGGCTGAAATATTTTTCCACGCCCTTTTGGTCGTAACCGTCCAAAGCGCAAAGGAAACAGCGAGCCGCCTCCGCCAGCTCCGTCAGCGTCTTGACCCGCACCCGCACTATATCGACAAGTTTAAGCAAATATTCTTTGCCGCCAGGCAAGGCTTCCTCCCCCGTACCCGCCGCCGCGCGCAAAAAGGGCATTGCTTCCGCCAGCACTCTTTCCGCCGGCAGAGTTGAAAGATATTGGCCGTTCATCCAGGTCAATTTTTTCACATCGTACACGGCAGCTTTTTTCGACATTTTGTCAAGCTCAAACCGGCCTATCGCCTCCTCCGGCGTGAAATACTCCTGTCCGTCCCCCGGCGACCAGCCCAAAAGGGCAAGATAATTGACGATAGCTTCCGGCAGGTACCCCTGCCCGCGGAATTCTTCCACGGAAGTCGCCCCGTGCCTTTTGCTGAGCTTGCTCCGATCAGGCGCGAGAATCATCGGCATGTGGGCGAATATGGGCGGCGTAACGCCCAAAGCGCCGTAGAGCAGCATTTGCTTGGGCGTGTTGGAAAGATGTTCTTCCGCGCGCAGGACGTGGCTGATTTTCATCGCGCCGTCGTCGACGGCACATGCGAAGTTGTAAGTCGGCATACCGTTTGACTTGAAAATGATAAAGTCGTCAAGCTGGTCAAGCCGGAAAACCACTCGGCCGTGTATGACGTCGTCAACCGCTACCTCGCCCTCCGCCGGCACCTTAAGGCGGATCGCCGGCCTAAGCCCCGCAGCCAGCTTCTCCCGCACGGCTTCCCCGCTGAGGCGCCGGCAGGCGCCCAAATAGCGGAAAGGCTTGCCGGCGGCCTTTTGGCGATCCCTTTCCGCATCCAGTTCCGCCGCCGTGCAAAAACACGGATAGGCCTTTTTATTTTCCAGCAGCCAATCAACGCTTTTTTGATAAACCTCCCGCCGCCGCGATTGCCAATAAGGCCCGCAAGACCCTTCCCGTTCGGGTCCCTCATCCCAGTCCAGCCCAAGCCATTTAAGGCTGCTCAGTATCTGGCCGGCCGAGTCTTCTTTCAGTCGCTCCATATCCGTGTCCTCTATCCGCAAAACAAAGCGGCCGCCGTATTTTCGGGCAAACAGCCAATTAAAAAGCGCCGTCCGGGCGCCGCCTATATGCAGATAGCCGGTCGGGCTGGGCGCAAAGCGCACCCTTACTTCGTCCATGCTCAATACCTCTTTTGCGCGATATTGCCGCCGCGTTCGTTATTTCGCAACAGGCCGCCGCGCGTTGTTTGCGGCGGCAACTGTCTGCGCTTTACAATAATTATAACACACAAAAAGAAAAAGACCGCGGAAAAAGCCGCGCGGCAACCCCAAAAATATAAGTGAAGCGTCAGCGGCGCGCGCCATATTTTTTGCCCGGAGGTTTGACCGGCTTTTTGCCGCCCACAGGTTTTTTTTTCGCCGGGGCGCGCGTTATTTCGTCGCCGGCCGGATTGCGCGCGCGGAATTTAAAGCCGAGCTTTTTTTCCAGCGCGTCTATTTTTCTTAGCTCTTCCGGCGTATAAATGGTTACGGCCATTCCAAAAGCGCCGGCCCGCCCCGTGCGACCCGCCCGGTGCACGTACTGCTGGCGGTCGGGCGGCAGATCATAATTGATCACATGGCTGACCCCTTCCACGTCCAGCCCACGGGCGGCCAAATCGGTGGCCACCAATAACTGGATGCGCGCCCGGCGAAAATCGCGCAATATCTTGAGCCGCTTTGTCTGGGACAGGTCGCCCCGCAAAACGCCGCAGGAAAACCCTTCCGCCCCCAGCCATTCGCCGATGTCCGACGCGCTTTCCCGCGCGCCGCAAAAAACTATGGCAAGGTAGGGATTGGAATGACGCAAAAGCTCCGCCAAAGCCCATTTTTTCTTGTCGGCGCTGACCTTCATTATCCAGTGCCCAATGTTTACCGTGTCCAGCCTGTCCGCGTCAATATCCACCAAAACGGGCGCTTTCATTATTTTTTTCGCCAAGTCGGCCGCCGCTGGCGGCAAAGTGGCGGAACAGACTACCGTCTGCCGCTTCGCACCCACAAATAAAGACAACTGTTCTATATCTTCGAGGAAACCTCTTTGCAGCATCTCGTCCACTTCGTCCAAAACAAAAAAGCTCACGCCGCCCAAAGCGGCCGAACGTTTCCTTAAATGATCGAGCAGCCGGCCGGGAGTGCCGACGAGGATATGCGGCGCTTTGCCCAGTTTGTCTTTTTGATCGTAAAAATCCTGCCCGCCCAATATGTTTAACACTTTCAGATCCATGCCGCCGGCGAGTTTCTTTGCTTCCCCCGCTACCTGCACCGCCAGTTCCCGGGTAGGAGTTACGACCAGCGCCTGCGGGTAAGGTTTTTTCCCATCGGCCTTATGCAAGGCGGGAATAAGGTAAGCCATGGTCTTGCCCGTGCCGGTACGCGCTTTGACCAAAACATCCCGGCCTTTCAGGATCGGCGGGATAGCCGCCTCTTGCACCGGCATGGGCTTTTTTAAGCCGGCGCCCGGCAGAAGGCGCAATATTTCATCTTTTATGCCCAAAAAGGCGAACCCGTCAGCCATAACCGCTCCGCCGCGCAACGAAACGCGCGCTTTCCCAACAATATCGCCGCGCAATTCCCGGCAAGGGGGAACCTTCGCGGCGCAAATAACGAACCCTATGGTGCCGAGGACCGGAATCGAACCGGTACGGGGCTCTCGCCCCGAGGGATTTTAAGTCCCTTGCGTCTGCCAGTTCCGCCACCCCGGCATATATAAAAATAATGGAGGCGGCACCCGGACTCGAACCGGGGAATAGAGGTTTTGCAGACCTCTGCCTTACCGCTTGGCTATGCCGCCCTGTCGGACAGACAGGTTTTATTGGCCGAACGGGCTTTCGTCGCTAAAGCGGGCGCGAACCTCCCGCTAAACTGCCACCTGCCGAAGAGGTGAGCCAGCGCATAAACGCGCGCCAAAAGCCAAAACAAGAGAACAATCCTCTTAAAAACGCTTGCGCGAAGCAAGCTGAAACATAACCAAAATCGCTTTTCGATCCCGAACAAATCTCTTTGCGCCGCTTCCCGGCTTCTTCTTGGTTCGCAATGTGCCGCTAAAGCAAGTTCCGGCAAACGCGGCAAATAAAAATTGGAGCGGAAAACGAGATTCGAACTCGCGACCCCCGCCTTGGCAAGGCGATGCTCTACCACTGAGCTATTTCCGCACTCTCTTTAAATGGATATGGTGCCGCAGGGCAGAATCGAACTGCCGACACGAGGATTTTCAGTCCTCTGCTCTACCGACTGAGCTACCGCGGCAAAAGCGATTGAATTAA
Protein-coding regions in this window:
- a CDS encoding polysaccharide biosynthesis protein encodes the protein MAEEKFLRGAMILTAAGLLVKIAGSVNRILLSRFLGGEGIGLYQMAYPVYLLLSALSSAGIPVAISIVMAGRLAVGDRAGAQKAFKISLAAMLCAGLFFSFVLYWSAGWLVGQHIIRDARAYYALVALTPAVFFATALASMRGYFQGFQQMLPTAVSQIAEQILRVAAMLFLAWRLFEYGLEYAAAGAAFGAVPGTAGGLLVLLFFYWRRGGHPPPLAKETPPAWPLAKQLAKLALPVSLANIMIPLVASVDALIVPARLEAAGFAVREATALFGYLAGMALPLVMMAAIPTTSLATSLVPAVSESYALKDAAALRNITNLAARLACVITVPCFLGLAVLSEPVSRLLYGTPEASLCIRIMSAAIFFLGLQQVTAAVLQGMGRAGAPMGNMLASALVKVGLTWSLAALPAWGIAGAAWASVVDFALSALLNLFFLYKYTGFLYPVKAAARVFAAAGLMVVCAREVYRLVFWATGADGLATVSAIFAGAFAYLPLLPLTGCVTRAEAAGLPVLGRWIIKIFAVRDKLWKNREN
- the gltX gene encoding glutamate--tRNA ligase, with translation MDEVRVRFAPSPTGYLHIGGARTALFNWLFARKYGGRFVLRIEDTDMERLKEDSAGQILSSLKWLGLDWDEGPEREGSCGPYWQSRRREVYQKSVDWLLENKKAYPCFCTAAELDAERDRQKAAGKPFRYLGACRRLSGEAVREKLAAGLRPAIRLKVPAEGEVAVDDVIHGRVVFRLDQLDDFIIFKSNGMPTYNFACAVDDGAMKISHVLRAEEHLSNTPKQMLLYGALGVTPPIFAHMPMILAPDRSKLSKRHGATSVEEFRGQGYLPEAIVNYLALLGWSPGDGQEYFTPEEAIGRFELDKMSKKAAVYDVKKLTWMNGQYLSTLPAERVLAEAMPFLRAAAGTGEEALPGGKEYLLKLVDIVRVRVKTLTELAEAARCFLCALDGYDQKGVEKYFSPQAAEYLKLCGEAVAKAEMFDVAALEGIYSGLAAQMGVKLAELIHPSRLALTGRTVSPGLFDVMVLLGRELTIKRLKAAVCYIRGCAGAP
- a CDS encoding DEAD/DEAH box helicase gives rise to the protein MADGFAFLGIKDEILRLLPGAGLKKPMPVQEAAIPPILKGRDVLVKARTGTGKTMAYLIPALHKADGKKPYPQALVVTPTRELAVQVAGEAKKLAGGMDLKVLNILGGQDFYDQKDKLGKAPHILVGTPGRLLDHLRKRSAALGGVSFFVLDEVDEMLQRGFLEDIEQLSLFVGAKRQTVVCSATLPPAAADLAKKIMKAPVLVDIDADRLDTVNIGHWIMKVSADKKKWALAELLRHSNPYLAIVFCGARESASDIGEWLGAEGFSCGVLRGDLSQTKRLKILRDFRRARIQLLVATDLAARGLDVEGVSHVINYDLPPDRQQYVHRAGRTGRAGAFGMAVTIYTPEELRKIDALEKKLGFKFRARNPAGDEITRAPAKKKPVGGKKPVKPPGKKYGARR